One Dictyoglomus thermophilum H-6-12 DNA window includes the following coding sequences:
- a CDS encoding zinc-binding dehydrogenase, with protein sequence MKAKAAILEEFKKPLVIRYVDIPPLLEGGILVKMVSSGICGSDIHMVDGEDPRVPVPIILGHEGVGEIVEINGDKRDLNGEILKKGDLIIWNRGVVCGECYFCKVLKMPYLCENRKIYGINRSFKEYPHLSGAFAEFIILEEKTEILRLSPNTDPNVIVMAGCSGATAVHAIDALEDNLLDKTVVVQGGGPLGIFALSLAKFQGAKNTILITGSSFRKEIAEKIGIDMILDRNTSAEERLNKILDITYGRGADVVIEATGTNKAVPEGLRFLRKGGTYIIAGVASPQEKVPIDFYEVSSKNITIKGVWVSDAEHFKKAVSFVEKHQDLFATLITHKISLDEINYGLDLVRERKAGKVVITY encoded by the coding sequence ATGAAGGCAAAGGCTGCAATTCTGGAGGAATTTAAAAAACCTCTTGTAATAAGGTATGTAGACATACCCCCTCTTCTTGAAGGGGGTATTTTGGTTAAGATGGTATCTTCGGGTATATGTGGATCCGATATTCATATGGTTGATGGAGAGGATCCGAGGGTTCCTGTACCTATAATCTTAGGCCATGAAGGAGTAGGAGAGATAGTAGAGATAAATGGGGATAAAAGAGATTTAAATGGGGAAATTCTTAAAAAGGGAGATCTAATTATATGGAATAGGGGAGTAGTATGTGGTGAATGCTATTTTTGTAAAGTTTTGAAAATGCCTTATCTATGTGAAAATAGAAAAATTTATGGGATTAATAGGTCTTTTAAAGAATATCCTCATCTTTCTGGGGCTTTTGCTGAGTTTATAATTCTTGAAGAGAAAACTGAGATTTTAAGATTGTCTCCTAATACGGATCCTAATGTAATAGTAATGGCAGGATGTTCTGGAGCAACGGCTGTACACGCAATTGATGCTCTTGAGGATAATTTGCTTGATAAAACAGTAGTGGTTCAAGGGGGAGGTCCTCTTGGTATATTTGCTTTATCTCTTGCTAAATTTCAGGGGGCAAAAAACACCATCCTTATTACAGGGAGTAGTTTTAGAAAGGAGATTGCGGAAAAGATAGGAATAGATATGATTCTTGATAGAAATACGTCGGCAGAAGAGAGATTAAATAAAATTCTTGATATAACTTATGGTAGAGGTGCAGATGTAGTTATAGAGGCTACCGGAACTAATAAGGCTGTACCTGAAGGTTTAAGATTTTTGAGAAAGGGTGGAACATATATTATAGCTGGAGTAGCATCCCCTCAAGAAAAGGTCCCTATAGATTTTTATGAGGTTTCTTCAAAAAACATTACTATAAAAGGAGTATGGGTTAGTGATGCAGAACATTTTAAAAAAGCAGTCTCTTTTGTTGAGAAGCATCAAGACTTATTTGCTACTCTAATTACCCATAAGATCTCCTTAGATGAAATAAATTACGGTCTTGATCTTGTAAGAGAAAGAAAGGCAGGTAAAGTAGTTATTACATATTAG
- a CDS encoding glucose 1-dehydrogenase → MDKVAIVTGGGQGIGKAIARRFLENNISVVIAEIDEEAGKETEEEYSSLGKIKFVKTDVSKEEDVINMVEETVKTFGKINYLINNAGISINKPISELTLEEWNKVLGVNLTGAFLCAKYTSPYLRKEKGVIINISSTRAFMSEPNTEAYSASKGGIYALTHALAISLGPEVRVNCISPGWIETSEWKKKALRRKPELTELDHTQHPAGRVGKPEDIASLVMFLISEEAEFITGANFIVDGGMTRKMIYL, encoded by the coding sequence ATGGATAAAGTTGCCATAGTTACAGGAGGAGGTCAGGGTATAGGAAAGGCTATTGCAAGAAGATTTTTGGAAAATAACATCTCAGTGGTAATTGCAGAGATAGATGAGGAAGCAGGTAAAGAAACAGAAGAAGAATATTCTTCCTTAGGCAAGATAAAATTTGTCAAAACTGATGTTTCCAAAGAAGAAGATGTAATCAATATGGTAGAAGAGACGGTAAAAACTTTTGGTAAAATTAATTACCTAATAAATAATGCAGGGATTAGTATAAACAAACCCATATCAGAGCTCACATTAGAAGAATGGAATAAAGTTTTAGGTGTAAATCTAACAGGAGCCTTTTTATGTGCAAAATATACCTCTCCCTATTTAAGAAAAGAAAAAGGAGTAATAATCAATATTAGTTCTACAAGAGCCTTTATGTCAGAGCCTAATACTGAAGCCTACTCAGCCTCAAAAGGTGGCATATATGCCTTAACCCATGCCCTTGCCATAAGCCTTGGACCTGAGGTAAGAGTAAATTGTATAAGTCCCGGCTGGATAGAAACCTCTGAGTGGAAAAAGAAAGCCTTAAGAAGAAAGCCTGAATTAACAGAACTTGATCATACACAACATCCTGCAGGAAGAGTAGGTAAGCCAGAAGATATTGCAAGCTTAGTTATGTTTTTGATATCGGAAGAAGCAGAATTTATTACAGGGGCAAATTTCATTGTAGATGGAGGTATGACAAGAAAGATGATTTATCTCTAA
- the rfbD gene encoding dTDP-4-dehydrorhamnose reductase: protein MKKRILITGAKGFLGQYFVKEFEDEEVIPITHQDINLEDKNAIEKITSLKPDLVIHPAAIRSPDICEEDPEKAWKVNAVGTKHVAIACSLLDIPLIYISTDYVFSGGKDTPYTEFYPPNPINLYGKTKLYGEIFTKEFCKKHFIIRTSYVFGEYGNNALTQIYNSLKEGKEIKLSNYHFASCTYAKDLVRKVKELSFTNLYGTYHIVNKGIITRYDFACKVAEIAGFSKEKVIPLNSETFKAPAKRPLYSVLRNYMLEIYNMDDLPYYEESLRKAMRLFKK, encoded by the coding sequence ATGAAGAAAAGAATCTTAATAACAGGAGCAAAAGGATTTTTAGGGCAATATTTTGTAAAAGAATTTGAGGATGAGGAAGTTATACCTATCACCCATCAAGATATAAACTTGGAAGATAAAAATGCTATTGAAAAAATTACCTCTCTAAAGCCTGATCTTGTAATCCATCCTGCAGCTATAAGATCTCCTGATATATGCGAAGAAGATCCAGAAAAAGCTTGGAAAGTAAATGCAGTAGGGACAAAACATGTTGCTATAGCCTGTTCCCTTTTAGATATACCATTAATTTATATAAGTACTGATTATGTTTTCTCAGGGGGAAAAGATACTCCTTATACTGAATTTTATCCTCCAAATCCTATTAATCTTTACGGAAAAACAAAACTTTATGGGGAGATTTTTACAAAAGAGTTCTGTAAAAAGCATTTTATAATAAGAACTTCTTATGTGTTTGGAGAATACGGAAACAATGCACTAACTCAAATCTATAATAGCTTGAAAGAAGGAAAAGAAATAAAACTTAGTAATTACCATTTTGCGTCCTGTACCTATGCAAAAGATCTTGTAAGAAAAGTAAAAGAACTATCCTTTACAAATCTTTACGGAACCTATCACATAGTAAATAAGGGAATCATAACAAGATATGATTTTGCTTGCAAAGTTGCAGAAATTGCAGGATTTTCAAAGGAAAAAGTTATTCCTTTAAATTCCGAAACTTTTAAAGCTCCTGCTAAAAGACCTCTTTATTCTGTGCTAAGAAACTATATGCTGGAGATATATAATATGGATGATTTGCCTTATTATGAAGAATCCTTAAGAAAAGCAATGAGGCTGTTCAAAAAATGA
- the rplI gene encoding 50S ribosomal protein L9 — translation MKVILLKDVKGLGKLGEIKNVADGYARNFLIKNKLALEATESNIKYVKSQLDALQKKNERKFENAKELKEVIESLNVVIKAKAGESGKLFGSITSEDIALALKEQHNLEIDKKIIETEPIKLVGEYIVDVRLGMNVIAKLKVKIESDCP, via the coding sequence ATGAAAGTTATTCTTCTTAAGGATGTCAAAGGTTTGGGTAAGTTAGGGGAAATCAAAAATGTTGCAGATGGTTATGCTAGAAATTTCTTAATAAAGAATAAGCTAGCACTAGAGGCAACAGAGAGTAATATTAAATATGTAAAGTCACAATTAGATGCATTACAGAAGAAGAATGAAAGGAAGTTTGAGAATGCTAAGGAGCTTAAAGAGGTAATAGAGTCTTTAAATGTTGTGATAAAAGCCAAAGCTGGAGAGAGTGGAAAGCTTTTTGGTTCTATAACTTCTGAAGATATAGCTCTAGCTTTGAAAGAGCAACATAACTTAGAAATTGATAAGAAAATTATTGAGACTGAACCTATAAAACTTGTTGGTGAATATATCGTTGATGTTAGGCTCGGAATGAATGTAATTGCAAAATTAAAAGTAAAAATAGAGAGTGATTGCCCATGA
- the ppcA gene encoding phosphoenolpyruvate carboxylase, with protein sequence MTRKIPRTMSTQHPDNANVPFFSNNPVLQGDDEIKEAYYAFSYLGVDEVMWDVEGKETDEFVIRKLVSDYPEFFKQKVIGKDIFITLRVPNPNYEKAEGKLLIETLESIPRSYDTAYVFYQDESVVPIFEVIVPMADTETCNRVYYYYKNVVAGKEDKPFCDTNPQLKLKDWIGEFRPKKINVIPLFEDIDNIINVDKNLKEFLKDKLDEVEYQRVFLARSDPAMNYSSLSVIIAIKLALEKLYELQESLKLPIYPILGCGTAPFRGNFSPNTYRYVINNYPSVATFTIQSAFKYDFPVKEVQRAIENINLTPVKSPNSISSKDRVESIMYKVSSEYKKQLAEIAPLVNNIAVFVPKRRARKIHVGLFGYSRQTDEGITLPRVISFCAVLYSLGLPPDILGLSALTDEDIKYVESVFPRFKEEMSEILSMWNEDVLDLLPVSIRSEIKQTVKRFDFEINQEHLSFSKDLVKRIKENKFDTKITDLIVASAKVRNFLG encoded by the coding sequence ATGACTAGAAAAATACCTAGAACAATGTCAACACAGCATCCTGATAATGCTAATGTACCTTTTTTCTCAAATAATCCCGTTCTTCAAGGTGATGATGAAATAAAAGAAGCGTATTATGCTTTTTCATATCTTGGCGTGGATGAGGTGATGTGGGATGTTGAAGGTAAGGAGACAGATGAGTTTGTAATCAGAAAATTGGTATCTGATTATCCAGAATTCTTTAAACAAAAAGTAATAGGAAAAGATATATTTATAACCTTAAGGGTACCAAATCCTAATTACGAGAAAGCTGAAGGTAAATTACTTATAGAAACTCTTGAAAGTATTCCTAGGTCTTACGATACAGCATATGTCTTCTACCAAGATGAAAGTGTTGTACCTATATTTGAGGTTATAGTGCCAATGGCAGATACTGAGACCTGTAACAGAGTGTACTACTACTATAAGAATGTAGTTGCTGGTAAGGAAGATAAACCGTTTTGTGACACAAATCCTCAGCTAAAACTTAAGGATTGGATTGGAGAGTTTAGACCCAAAAAGATAAATGTTATACCTCTTTTTGAAGATATTGATAATATTATCAATGTTGACAAAAATCTAAAGGAGTTTCTAAAGGATAAACTTGATGAAGTTGAATATCAGAGGGTGTTTTTAGCTAGATCTGATCCTGCAATGAATTATTCTTCTTTAAGTGTTATAATTGCCATAAAGCTTGCTCTAGAGAAACTTTATGAACTTCAAGAAAGTTTAAAACTACCTATTTATCCTATACTTGGCTGTGGTACAGCTCCGTTTAGAGGAAATTTTTCACCTAATACCTATAGGTATGTTATAAATAATTATCCTAGTGTAGCAACATTTACCATCCAGTCGGCTTTTAAATATGATTTCCCAGTTAAAGAAGTTCAAAGAGCAATAGAAAATATAAACTTAACTCCTGTAAAATCACCAAATTCAATAAGTTCAAAAGACAGAGTTGAAAGTATAATGTACAAAGTTTCTTCGGAATACAAGAAACAGCTTGCTGAAATTGCACCTTTAGTTAATAATATAGCTGTTTTTGTACCAAAAAGAAGAGCTAGGAAAATACATGTTGGATTGTTTGGTTATTCAAGACAAACTGATGAAGGTATAACCTTGCCAAGAGTAATTTCGTTTTGTGCTGTTTTATACTCTTTGGGATTGCCTCCAGATATTCTAGGTCTTAGTGCCTTAACAGATGAAGATATAAAATATGTTGAGTCGGTTTTCCCAAGGTTTAAAGAAGAAATGTCTGAAATATTGTCAATGTGGAATGAAGATGTTCTTGATCTACTTCCAGTTAGCATAAGGAGTGAGATAAAGCAAACGGTGAAAAGGTTTGACTTTGAAATCAACCAAGAACATTTATCTTTCTCAAAGGATCTTGTTAAACGAATAAAGGAAAATAAGTTTGATACCAAAATCACTGATCTTATAGTTGCATCAGCAAAAGTAAGAAACTTTCTAGGTTAA